From a single Aspergillus puulaauensis MK2 DNA, chromosome 2, nearly complete sequence genomic region:
- a CDS encoding uncharacterized protein (InterPro:IPR036770), producing MVLHLIWKHLINEREDENNKERQNYTDSLYCILDFLDDDDLLVLMEAFPTMAGLVYWSYGAKYLWKDAIQPRRDEAQTIYWHQLHEALRRQKKGHEKAIMLRRQARGVEAWSKVPEWRHTERVINRRLLAAKIFELERQLECVEDLQTLHARALRPVPGESAARWWNRRFAAQIQADIKTAIAAAKEEDDDEAAEINPNNPPPPPQLASFVDNAVPVPDETVEENCKEVKFKPIERMIALDYHLALRALRRLGLFDPHGYTHDGATYLAEAIICQGQSCIMLIMSGYAAVEIRKLPSVPDVSPSQFGIRSHISLLITEKVSHGLGLALDILLEDNPQLNAHTLLLPNQKRRICCFATGRLAELLASTGLDLAQTTWLTRNSTPWHMAAHNPNKSFYDFLHQHIPDTIDQINDEGELPITIAQEIHEMERVQWLIDRGAAFYPAAQRMLSKLCSPADPWFLFYFQAVGAGLSNDPWINDVVEGLQTQISEQGPGEKGELIERAKTLITKLRAGNGIAEASLGTVNDRNETALQAATRYGLKQILRLLQPPASSRYNLRKRVKRDHHK from the coding sequence ATGGTGCTCCACCTAATCTGGAAGCACCTAATCAACGAAAGGGAAGACGAAAACAACAAGGAAAGACAGAACTACACAGACAGCCTCTACTGCATCCTCGACtttctcgacgacgacgatctGCTGGTACTGATGGAAGCCTTCCCCACAATGGCAGGCCTGGTCTACTGGTCGTACGGCGCGAAGTACCTATGGAAAGACGCAATACAACCACGGCGAGACGAGGCTCAGACGATATATTGGCACCAGCTGCACGAGGCGCTGCGGCGGCAGAAGAAGGGTCACGAAAAGGCGATCATGTTGCGTCGACAGGCCCGGGGGGTTGAGGCTTGGAGCAAAGTTCCAGAATGGAGGCATACCGAACGGGTGATAAATCGGAGACTGTTGGCTGCGAAGATCTTTGAGCTGGAAAGGCAGTTGGAGTGTGTTGAGGATCTACAAACCCTCCATGCGAGGGCGCTGCGGCCGGTTCCTGGAGAGAGTGCTGCGCGATGGTGGAATCGAAGGTTTGCAGCGCAGATCCAAGCTGATATCAAGACGGCGATTGCTGCTgcgaaagaagaagacgacgacgaggcagCGGAGATTAACCCTAACAacccgccgcctccaccacaGCTGGCGTCTTTCGTGGATAATGCTGTCCCTGTACCAGACGAAACAGTCGAAGAGAACTGCAAAGAAGTAAAATTCAAACCAATCGAGCGGATGATCGCGCTGGATTACCATCTGGCCCTGCGAGCCCTGAGACGACTGGGCCTGTTCGACCCCCATGGCTACACCCACGACGGAGCCACATACCTTGCCGAGGCCATCATCTGCCAAGGCCAAAGCTGCATCATGCTAATAATGAGCGGCTACGCCGCTGTCGAAATCCGCAAACTGCCATCAGTTCCCGACGTCTCGCCGTCCCAGTTTGGAATCCGTTCCCACATCAGTCTCCTCATTACAGAAAAGGTCAGCCACGGACTCGGCCTCGCCCTAGACATCCTGCTCGAGGATAACCCACAGCTCAACGCGCATACCCTACTATTGCCAAATCAGAAGAGGCGCATCTGCTGCTTCGCAACCGGCCGTTTAGCTGAGCTTCTAGCCAGTACCGGATTGGACCTCGCACAGACGACCTGGTTGACGAGAAACAGTACACCGTGGCACATGGCAGCACATAACCCGAACAAATCGTTCTATGATTTCCTGCACCAGCATATCCCGGATACAATAGACCAGATCAATGACGAGGGTGAGCTGCCGATTACGATTGCGCAGGAAATAcacgagatggagagggtGCAGTGGCTTATTGATCGCGGCGCGGCGTTTTATCCTGCTGCTCAAAGGATGTTGTCCAAGCTTTGCTCCCCCGCGGACCCATGGTTCCTGTTTTATTTCCAAGCTGTCGGCGCTGGGCTGTCTAATGATCCGTGGATAAatgatgttgtcgagggATTGCAGACGCAAATAAGTGAACAGGGGCCGGGTGAGAAAGGGGAATTGATAGAACGAGCAAAGACGCTGATTACGAAGTTGAGGGCGGGGAATGGGATTGCTGAAGCGAGTTTGGGTACTGTGAATGATAGGAATGAGACGGCCCTTCAGGCTGCGACAAGGTATGGGCTGAAACAGATTCTCCGTCTATTACAGCCGCCGGCGTCATCGAGGTATAACTTGAGGAAGCGGGTGAAGAGGGATCATCACAAATAG
- a CDS encoding uncharacterized protein (InterPro:IPR020683,IPR036770): MAGARILMPLLGSKPDIHTLHIVDSILNHLGYESLLNFIDAFPAHLRNVYAWGLGPTGLWMDGMFQCTHHQEVIDWHTKRQGVDSLTLPLDSALRQMNLADSEFPITYWVHTDRLDLLRRLHTDGCWEPLGWTLHGYSYFKMAFDHKAPNVLAYIAEQVENNATFCTSTATIPDITGIPQIMRVTHLDVALEAGFVDKFWSWWTSIQPQPNATVLLNRTSRRLLCETASYQQAQDLFSKHNIDISSSVRPIGNVLPMGYTFPDGRGTPWHLAVRNPNVDFIDFLLRHIPAQVDLLQGEKRSPLVEALEEGKHSHFERLLSRTADPGVATARILSAIPHWNDKWFISLKPWIRYNLVSPGGGSALHAIVEGLNAELERIGQSEEEGLTSRKKGNLKRQRINRAERLIAYVRQGNVHGRPDLGLKDSQGRTAHELAEVYELHWIYSALNPRPRRLR, encoded by the coding sequence ATGGCAGGAGCTCGTATCTTGATGCCCTTACTGGGCAGCAAACCAGACATCCATACGCTACATATCGTGGATAGCATATTAAACCACCTTGGCTACGAAAGTCTTCTCAACTTCATCGATGCCTTCCCAGCTCATCTTCGCAACGTCTATGCATGGGGTCTGGGTCCTACTGGCCTCTGGATGGACGGAATGTTCCAGTGCACCCACCACCAGGAGGTGATCGACTGGCACACCAAGCGTCAAGGAGTAGACTCCCTGACTCTCCCTCTCGATTCCGCACTCCGCCAGATGAACCTCGCCGATTCCGAATTCCCCATCACGTACTGGGTCCACACCGATCGTCTGGACCTCCTACGGCGTCTGCACACCGACGGCTGCTGGGAGCCTCTCGGCTGGACACTCCACGGATACAGCTACTTCAAGATGGCATTCGACCATAAGGCCCCCAACGTCCTCGCCTACATAGCCGAACAAGTCGAAAACAACGCCACATTCTGCACATCCACAGCCACCATCCCCGACATCACAGGCATTCCGCAGATAATGCGTGTTACCCATCTCGACGTCGCCCTTGAAGCCGGCTTCGTCGATAAATTCTGGTCCTGGTGGACATCCATccagccccaacccaacGCGACCGTCCTACTCAACCGCACCAGCCGCCGGCTTCTCTGCGAGACAGCATCCTACCAACAAGCCCAAGACCTCTTCAGCAAGCACAACATCGACATCTCCTCATCCGTTCGCCCAATCGGTAATGTCCTGCCCATGGGGTACACATTCCCCGACGGCCGCGGTACACCATGGCACCTCGCCGTGCGGAATCCGAACGTCGACTTCATCGATTTCCTGCTAAGACACATCCCCGCGCAGGTCGACTTGCTTCAAGGCGAGAAGCGCTCTCCACTTGTCGAGGCTCTTGAAGAGGGTAAACACTCGCACTTCGAGCGCCTTCTCTCAAGGACCGCGGACCCCGGGGTCGCTACGGCGCGGATCCTCTCGGCGATTCCGCACTGGAATGATAAGTGGTTTATCTCTCTGAAGCCGTGGATCCGGTACAATCTCGTTTCCCCCGGGGGTGGGTCGGCTCTTCATGCGATTGTGGAGGGGCTTAATGCGGAGCTTGAGAGGATTGGCCagagtgaagaggagggacTTACGTCGCGGAAGAAGGGGAATTtgaagaggcagaggatTAACCGGGCGGAGAGGCTTATTGCGTATGTGAGGCAAGGGAATGTTCATGGGCGGCCGGATTTGGGGTTGAAGGATAGTCAGGGACGGACGGCGCATGAGCTTGCGGAGGTGTATGAGTTGCATTGGATTTATAGTGCGTTGAATCCGAGGCCCAGGAGGTTGCGATAA
- a CDS encoding uncharacterized protein (InterPro:IPR036770) — protein MTERIWAGQVPPVQAPDRDPPDLNNLDQLTYDQAVAYIEDFPDLSEHIYRWGRGQENFWKDTPRLLTQNAAIEWHEEINPTAITFTPQNIADNNNGINFPIDYLVRRDKIHALHALHQAGLWTPTEYNAYGFSHLRLAYDNRAELVFNYIAYHARHDLDFARSHPAVPSLHGKSFLSGDLVNHLDWLLEIGEYKLFTVWWKYLDTPPTTLNSEGNEVCLNKNSLISLFQTAPLGMASYLRENNNIHLETVDTSNFRGSVWHFALKNPNSNFIEYLAKYANRNTIDILASHMESPLETARTLDRFNHFKQLLSAGANPDSMVLLDLLDLPRPSGKWFKAALGYFRNINPNPGGQVSGGTLIHQVITSLHHKITDVQSNPHLSTAQKAGKRRRLKTRAADLIRLVRGGSLQGRPDLTTRDEQGKTAMALAREHGYHELYAALEPSPLPNIAIPQVARRNSLMPQLQQLQPGALIPARGHRYPTRSSRLRGV, from the coding sequence ATGACAGAACGGATCTGGGCAGGCCAAGTGCCACCTGTACAAGCACCAGACCGAGATCCTCCAGATCTCAATAACCTTGACCAGCTCACCTATGACCAGGCAGTCGCCTACATCGAAGACTTCCCAGACTTGTCCGAGCACATATATCGATGGGGTCGAGGCCAGGAGAACTTCTGGAAAGACACACCACGCTTGCTCACCCAGAACGCCGCTATTGAGTGGCACGAAGAGATTAACCCTACAGCAATCACGTTCACCCCACAAAACATcgccgacaacaacaacggaATCAACTTTCCCATCGATTACTTGGTACGGCGCGATAAGATCCACGCTTTGCATGCTCTCCACCAGGCTGGTCTCTGGACACCCACCGAGTACAACGCGTACGGTTTCAGCCACCTCAGACTGGCATATGATAACCGCGCCGAACTGGTCTTCAATTACATCGCTTACCACGCCAGGCACGACCTGGACTTCGCGCGCTCGCACCCAGCTGTCCCCAGTCTGCACGGAAAAAGCTTCCTCTCCGGAGATCTCGTAAACCACCTCGACTGGCTCCTGGAGATCGGCGAGTACAAGCTCTTCACCGTCTGGTGGAAATACCTCGACACTCCTCCGACAACCCTCAACAGCGAGGGCAACGAGGTATGTCTCAACAAAAACAGCCTGATATCCCTATTCCAGACTGCACCCCTCGGAATGGCAAGCTACCTCCGCgagaacaacaacatccaccTCGAAACCGTAGACACCTCCAACTTCCGCGGCTCAGTCTGGCATTTCGCGCTCAAGAACCCAAACTCCAACTTCATCGAGTACCTAGCCAAGTACGCCAATCGGAATACAATCGACATCCTGGCCAGCCACATGGAAAGTCCTCTAGAGACCGCCAGAACACTCGACCGCTTCAACCACTTCAAACAGCTGCTCTCCGCGGGCGCAAACCCAGACAGCATGGTCCTACTAgacctcctcgatctccCCCGTCCATCAGGCAAATGGTTCAAAGCCGCTCTGGGCTATTTCCGcaacatcaaccccaacccagGCGGCCAAGTCAGCGGTGGCACCTTAATCCACCAAGTCATCACCAGCCTCCACCACAAAATCACTGACGTACAATCAAACCCGCACCTCAGCACAGCACAGAAAGCAGGCAAACGCCGCCGACTGAAAACGCGCGCCGCCGACCTGATTCGGCTCGTCCGGGGCGGAAGCTTGCAGGGACGTCCGGATCTGACGACGCGTGATGAGCAGGGGAAGACGGCGATGGCTCTTGCGCGAGAACACGGGTATCATGAGCTCTATGCTGCGCTGGAGCCTAGTCCATTGCCTAATATTGCGATTCCGCAGGTGGCCAGGAGAAATTCGCTTAtgccgcagctgcagcagctgcagcctggGGCGCTGATTCCGGCTAGGGGGCATCGGTATCCTACGCGCAGTTCGCGCTTACGGGGTGTTTGA
- a CDS encoding WXG100 family type VII secretion target (COG:S;~EggNog:ENOG410Q1JR;~InterPro:IPR010310,IPR036689;~PFAM:PF06013;~SECRETED:SignalP(1-18)), which translates to MHFSKVLSVTLFAALATASPVPADISISQGQLETVAQNLDNFAQSTDNSASDVTQQLQTLAASSGGQLAQNIPQWTNRLSEVTKELVGVAQEISTTLKDSGKSYEQTESESADNFGELLNRLSGDEASKQTGSDDEAAKTSTGADDADNVKEAGTASNSLGAGGPSQ; encoded by the exons ATGCACTTCTCCAAGGTCCTCTCCGTCACCCTCTTCGCGGCCCTCGCAACCGCCTCACCCGTCCCCGCcgatatcagcatcagccaggGCCAGCTCGAAACCGTGGCGCAAAACCTGGACAACTTCGCGCAGAGCACCGATAACTCAGCATCGGACGTGACACAACAGCTGCAGACTCTTGCAGCCAGCAGCGGTGGACAATTGGCGCAG AATATCCCGCAGTGGACCAACAGGCTCAGCGAGGTGACGAAGGAGCTCGTGGGTGTTGCGCAGGAAATTTCCACCACGCTGAAGGACTCTGGGAAGTCATA TGAACAGACCGAGTCGGAGTCTGCCGACAACTTCGGCGAGCTGCTGAATAGGCTCAGTGGTGATGAGGCGTCTAAGCAGACCGGCAGTGACGATGAAGCGGCCAAGACCAGTACCGGCGCTGATGATGCGGACAATGTTAAGGAAGCTGGCACCGCGTCAAACTCGctcggtgctggtggtcCTTCTCAGTAA
- a CDS encoding uncharacterized protein (COG:G;~EggNog:ENOG410PK1X;~InterPro:IPR020846,IPR011701,IPR036259;~PFAM:PF07690;~TransMembrane:12 (i48-65o91-111i118-137o143-166i178-200o212-234i284-304o316-336i348-368o374-396i408-428o440-461i);~go_function: GO:0022857 - transmembrane transporter activity [Evidence IEA];~go_process: GO:0055085 - transmembrane transport [Evidence IEA]) codes for MSEVEKAATSHADLPQKAQFEHDELYQAYAAKSDEWHKQMTRRLMRKVDLHLLPLLVAMYLLNFLDRNNLSQARLGTLEQDLGMSGTDFNLATSILFVGYLLMQLPSNLLLTRVRPSLFLGIAMGIWGVISACQAASQSFSGLVVARFFLGFVEAPFFPGAVMLMSSWYTRQELSYRIAWFYAGSSLANAFGGLIGAGVLGNLHMSHGIAGWRWLFIIEGCITVALSLLIPILLPNYPATTSWLEDEEKAYAQWRLINDAGEADDTSASSIKEALYAVFTDRRIYLFILLQHASLLSQTFQYFFPSIVQTLEYGNIETLLITAPVWIATFLVSLVVTWTSGKTNDRSIHIICLMAVSIVGCIICTASTNIGARFLGMFMMPMGAVSAYQIIVAWVANSFPRPLVKRSAAIATANMIGNTASIYGSYMWPSSSGPRYVPGGSATAAVALLVAGMAYVIRVVHARMNRELVRREEEVDGSELEAPRGFRYIL; via the exons ATGAGCGAAGTCGAGAAGGCTGCCACCAGCCATGCAGACCTGCCTCAAAAGGCCCAGTTCGAGCACGATGAGCTGTACCAGGCCTACGCAGCCAAGAGCGACGAATGGCACAAGCAGATGACCCGCCGGCTGATGCGCAAGGTGGATTTGCATCTCCTGCCCCTGCTCGTCGCCATGTACCTGCTCAACTTCCTGGATCGAAA CAACCTCTCGCAGGCCCGCCTCGGAACCCTGGAACAGGATCTCGGCATGTCAGGCACAGACTTCAACCTCGCGACCAGCATTCTCTTCGTCGGATACCTACTCATGCAGCTGCCGTCGAACCTGCTCCTCACTCGTGTCCGCCCGTCGCTATTCCTGGGTATCGCGATGGGCATCTGGGGCGTCATCTCCGCTTGCCAGGCGGCCTCGCAGTCGTTTTCCGGTCTAGTTGTCGCGCGCTTCTTCCTGGGTTTCGTGGAGGCACCTTTCTTCCCGGGCGCTGTCATGTTGAT GTCGAGCTGGTATACCCGCCAGGAACTGAGCTACCGTATCGCCTGGTTCTACGCAGGAAGCTCCCTCGCAAACGCCTTTGGTGGGCTCATTGGTGCGGGCGTCTTGGGGAATCTGCATATGTCTCATGGTATcgctggctggcgatggCTGTTTATCATCGAGGGATGCATCACCGTCGCCTTGTCGCTGCTCATCCC aatcctcctccccaactACCCAGCCACAACCAGCTGGctcgaagacgaagaaaaagCCTACGCCCAATGGCGCCTCATCAACGACGCCGGCGAAGCAGACGACACCAGCGCCTCCTCGATAAAGGAAGCCCTCTACGCCGTCTTCACCGACAGGCGCATCTACCTCtttatcctcctccagcatgCGTCTCTCCTCTCGCAGACATTCCAGTACTTCTTCCCGTCCATCGTGCAGACACTGGAATACGGCAACATCGAGaccctcctcatcacggCCCCTGTTTGGATCGCGACCTTCCTTGTCTCGCTTGTTGTTACCTGGACGTCTGGGAAGACGAACGATCGTAGTATCCATATTATCTGTCTGATGGCTGTTAGTATCGTCGGGTGTATCATCTGCACTGCATCGACGAACATCGGTGCCCGGTTCCTAGGGATGTTCAT GATGCCCATGGGCGCCGTCTCCGCATACCAAATCATAGTCGCCTGGGTCGCAAACTCGTTCCCACGCCCACTCGTCAAACGCTCTGCCGCAATCGCCACGGCAAACATGATCGGTAACACGGCCAGTATCTACGGCTCTTATATGTGGCCGTCTTCGTCGGGCCCGCGGTATGTCCCTGGCGGTAGTGCGACGGCAGCGGTGGCGCTGCTGGTTGCGGGGATGGCGTATGTGATTCGGGTTGTGCATGCTAGGATGAATAGGGAGTTGGtaaggagggaggaggaggttgatgggaGTGAATTGGAGGCACCCAGGGGATTTAGGTATATTCTTTAG
- a CDS encoding uncharacterized protein (COG:G;~EggNog:ENOG410QDI4;~InterPro:IPR020846,IPR011701,IPR036259;~PFAM:PF07690;~TransMembrane:12 (i49-74o94-113i125-141o147-169i181-204o216-236i288-308o328-345i354-374o380-401i413-434o446-467i);~go_function: GO:0022857 - transmembrane transporter activity [Evidence IEA];~go_process: GO:0055085 - transmembrane transport [Evidence IEA]) translates to MVESDSKEPVQDVVKAPSETSEEDRRREFLASFTPEDDKRIMRKVNLRFLWLIGLIYVIKTIDYTNAAAVKVLQVGEARNVLTELKMSTDEYNWVQSIYFISYIVFEVPSNLLQKRLTPRLWQSRIMLTWGIVLACHAAVQNKQGLYALRFILGMCEAGMFPGIAAQLCGWYRSDEMGLPIMWMFGFQNTSGIVGSLITYGISYMNGLRGLSAWRWVYLLEGLFTVLFSGVVFFVLPDWPKSPRSRKWLSEREQEYLEARLSENAPREKDANFDMGEVVDALKDQKTYSFMISQILINFAGYALSWQLPTITTSLGFAGLPRNQLLNIPPAAASVLSIIFSGWFLKRAYMTRPAYIMAGIMGPMLLFFILLAVLDNKVGIYVACVLGTMFYSVYFIPFWAWRSSSLKGTTGSAFTLAFQSCVGQVGGVIGPQLFQSRFAYNGYKTPFAICAAVVGVSWVTNGWTWLLTRNVEYDVLRVRRLRIKEEKQGRVYAGEDVRVYEEREFYEGVGRRREV, encoded by the exons ATGGTAGAAAGCGACTCGAAAGAACCCGTCCAGGATGTGGTCAAGGCACCAAGCGagacgagcgaggaggaCCGGAGACGCGAGTTTCTTGCGTCGTTCACGCCCGAAGACGATAAGCGGATTATGCGCAAAGTGAATCTGCGGTTCTTGTGGTTGATTGGGCTGATTTATGTCATTAAGACG ATCGACTACACAAACGCTGCAGCAGTCAAAGTGCTCCAAGTCGGCGAAGCGCGCAACGTCCTCACCGAGCTGAAAATGTCGACCGACGAATACAACTGGGTCCAGAGTATCTACTTCATCAGCTACATCGTCTTCGAAGTCCCCAGCAACTTGCTGCAGAAGCGGCTCACCCCGCGATTGTGGCAGTCGCGGATTATGCTAACCTGGGGCATTGTGCTTGCGTGCCATGCGGCGGTGCAGAATAAACAGGGGCTGTATGCGCTGCGTTTTATACTGGGGATGTGTGAGGCCGGGATGTTCCCGGGCATTGCGGCGCAGTTGTGCGGGTGGTATAGGAGCGATGAGATGGGGTTGCCGATTATGTGGATGTTTGGGTTCCAGAATACGTCTGGGATTGTAGGGTCGTTGATCACTTATGGGATTTCGTATATGAATGGGCTCAGGGGGTTGAGTGCGTGGAGATG GGTATATCTCCTCGAAGGGCTGTTCACGGTTCTCTTCTCAggcgtcgtcttcttcgttcTCCCCGACTGGCCCAAGTCTCCGCGGTCAAGGAAATGGCTGTCTGAGCGAGAGCAGGAGTACCTGGAGGCACGGCTCTCGGAGAACGCGCCGAGGGAGAAGGACGCCAACTTCGACATGGGCGAGGTGGTTGACGCGCTCAAGGACCAAAAGACATACTCGTTCATGATCTCCCAAATTCTTATCAATTTCGCAGGATACGCCCTGAGCTGGCAGCTGCCGACCATCACAACGAGTCTGGGCTTCGCCGGTCTACCGCGGAATCAGTTACTGAATATTCCGCCCGCAGCAGCGTCAGTTCTCTCGATTATCTTTTCAGGATGGTTCCTCAAGCGCGCGTATATGACGCGGCCGGCATATATCATGGCCGGCATTATGGGCCCGATGTTGCTTTTCTTTATCCTGCTTGCCGTTCTCGACAATAAAGTCGGCATTTATGTTGCCTGCGTGCTGGGGACCATGTTCTATTCCGTCTACTTCATCCCGTTCTGGGCTT GGCGAAGCTCCTCGCTAAAAGGCACAACCGGGTCTGCATTCACGCTGGCCTTCCAGTCCTGCGTTGGCCAGGTCGGCGGCGTCATCGGGCCGCAACTCTTCCAGTCGCGGTTCGCGTATAACGGCTACAAGACGCCGTTTGCGATCTGCGCGGCCGTGGTTGGGGTTTCGTGGGTGACGAATGGCTGGACGTGGCTGTTGACTCGGAATGTCGAGTATGACGTACTGCGAGTGCGCAGGCTGCGTAtcaaggaggagaaacaGGGCAGGGTGTATGCAGGGGAGGATGTCAGGGTTTACGAGGAACGGGAGTTTTATGAGGGGGTGGGGCGCAGGAGGGAGGTATAG
- a CDS encoding uncharacterized protein (COG:G;~EggNog:ENOG410QDAK;~InterPro:IPR020846,IPR011701,IPR036259;~PFAM:PF07690;~TransMembrane:12 (i29-49o69-91i98-117o123-143i155-175o187-209i230-251o271-289i301-320o326-348i368-387o399-421i);~go_function: GO:0022857 - transmembrane transporter activity [Evidence IEA];~go_process: GO:0055085 - transmembrane transport [Evidence IEA]) translates to MASDERPEKATVNESPAPAPAPKEGGRGWLMVVGTLLILLNIWGLAFAFGSFQSYYVLDFLPSVTTSAISWIGTIQSWLLIMGGLVSGPLFDLGYYRSMIITGSVLSVFGIMMLSLATKYYQILLSQGICMGLGFGLLYIPSLTLLSRSFVRKRALALGVATAGAPLGGVIYTLMVEQLLPKVGFPWMVRSVGFVMLALFIAAGFMLPLDKDNAGQPAAPRTSRAFDVRALKDLPFWNFTIANFFLYLGYMTPFYYIPIYAETKLGTSRSLGLYVLIISQASSIIGRVVTTAVAHYWGAMIPWICCGFLSGVLCISWISASSLARFILFAAFYGGISGALVPLPPSVFPHVCPDPTALGSWLGMAQSFSSFATLIGAPIAGALAALGSSGSEDLTFLNVQLFCGVLMFSGAALLLGLWFMLRKFRDKKGLF, encoded by the exons ATGGCTTCGGATGAGAGGCCCGAGAAGGCTACCGTCAATGAatcgcctgcgcctgcgcctgcgccaaAGGAAGGGGGACGGGGCTGGTTGATGGTTGTTGGcactctcctcatcctgctgAATATCTG GGGCCtggccttcgccttcggatCCTTCCAGAGCTACTACGTGCTCGACTTCCTGCCCTCGGTGACAACCTCTGCCATCTCATGGATCGGAACAATTCAATCATGGCTGCTCATCATGGGCGGCCTCGTATCCGGCCCTCTGTTCGATCTGGGCTACTACCGCTCCATGATCATCACCGGCAGCgtcctctccgtcttcggcatCATGATGCTCAGTCTTGCGACTAAATACTACCAGATCTTGCTTAGCCAGGGAATCTGCATGGGCCTTGGATTTGGACTATTGTACATCCCCAGCCTGACACTGCTCAGTCGCTCGTTTGTACGAAAGCGCGCTCTCGCACTCGGTGTCGCAACTGCCGGCGCTCCCCTCGGCGGCGTCATCTACACCCTCATGGTCGAGCAGCTGCTCCCGAAAGTCGGATTCCCATGGATGGTGCGCTCTGTTGGCTTCGTGATGCTGGCGCTCTTCATCGCTGCCGGGTTCATGCTGCCCTTGGATAAAGATAACGCCGGACAACCAGCTGCGCCGCGAACATCGCGCGCCTTTGACGTCCGCGCCCTCAAAGACCTCCCCTTTTGGAACTTCACCATCGCGAACTTCTTCCTGTATCTCGGCTATATGACCCCGTTCTACTATATCCCGATCTACGCGGAGACGAAGCTGGGTACGTCGCGCTCGCTGGGCCTCTACGTCTTGATCATATCGCAGGCGTCGTCGATTATTGGAAGAGTTGTTACGACTGCAGTGGCGCATTACTGGGGCGCTATGATCCCCTGGATCTGTTGTGGGTTTTTGTCTGGTGTTCTTTGCATCTCTTGGATTAGTGCGAGCAGTCTGGCGAGGTTTATCCTCTTTGCTGCTTTTTACG GCGGTATATCTGGTGCCCTCGTCCCCCTCCCCCCGAGTGTCTTCCCACACGTCTGTCCTGACCCGACAGCACTCGGGTCCTGGCTTGGGATGGCGCAGAGCTTTAGTAGTTTTGCGACGCTGATCGGGGCTCCTATCGCGGGTGCGCTGGCGGCATTGGGCTCGTCGGGCTCTGAGGATCTGACTTTCCTTAACGTCCAGCTGTTCTGTGGGGTGTTGATGTTCTCGGGGGCGGCGCTGTTGTTGGGATTGTGGTTTATGTTGAGGAAGTTTAGGGATAAGAAGGGGTTGTTTTAG